TGCGCGATGCCGACAAGGAAGGGATCCTGCCCCTGGCCAAACAGCTCAAGGACCTGGGTTTCGAACTCATCGGCACCGGCGGCACGGCCCGCTTCCTCAACGAAAAGGGCATCGAGACCGAGGTGGTCAACAAGGTGATGCAGGGACGCCCCCACATCGTCGACCGGATGATCTCCGGGGACATCGCCCTGGTCTTCAATACGACCCACGGGGCCAAGGCGGTGCAGGACTCCTACAGCCTTCGCCGGGCGGCCCTGGAGAACCGCATTCCCTACCAGACCACCCTGGCGGGGGCCCGGGCGGCCGTGGAGGCCATTGCCACGATCAAGAAATCAGCCTTTGGCGTTGGCGCACTTCAGGACTATCATTCCCGCAAATCCACGTAACGGCCACCAGCCCCCGGGAACTGCCGCGGCGGCGGGGTCGTTTTTGTCGTGTACTGAGCGGAGTAGCAAAAAATGGACAAGAGCCCGATGACCGTAAAGGGACATGAGGCCCTCAAAGAGGAACTCAAGCGCCTGAAAACGGTGGAGCGGCCTGCCATCATTCAGGCAATTGAAGAGGCGCGCGCTCACGGCGACCTTTCCGAAAATGCCGAATACCACGCAGCCAAGGAAAAGCAGGGCTTCAACGAGGGTCGGATCTCCGAACTCGAGGGCCGGCTTGCGAGCGCCGAGGTCATCGATCCCAAGAGCCTGAGCGGGGACCGGGTGGTCTTCGGTGCCACGGTGAAGCTGCTCAACCTCGAAACCGATGAAGAAGTCACCTACCAGATTGTCGGTCCCGACGAGGCCGACGTCAGCGCGGGGATGATCTCCCTGACCTCGCCGGTGGCGCGCGGCCTGCTGGGCAAGAGCGTGGGCGACGACGTCGCCATCCGCACGCCCAAGGGCGGGTCGGAATACGAAATCCTTGCCGTTGAGTTCGTTTAGCCTGGAGTCTTGATGTCCCCGTTGCAGCCGAGCGCCCGGTTCTCGATGCGCGCCTTACTGGCGGGCACGCTGGCGCTGTGTCTGGCAATCGGGACGGGCGCCTGCGACTCGGGCTCGAAAGAGCGCAAGCCGCTGCGTGAGCCTGTGCCGGTCACGAAAGCCCCGCCCGAACTCCCCAAGATCGTCGGCGACTCTCCGGGCAAGCTCGGCCAGGAAGTTGCCTTCAACCTGGGCAAGGCTTCCGATTACTACAACGCGCTCACTTCATTCGAAATGAAGGCCACCACCGAAGCGACAGTGGAGGGCGGCGGCGGTCCTCCGGGAAAGACCTGGCAGGAAGTGGTCGTGCGCCAGGCGCACGGCGATGACTACGATCTGAGCCTCGATCTCATCGTCGATGGCAGCAGCGAATACAACGGCCGTGCGGGATTCTCCGCAATCCGCCGCGACGGGTATTTCTATTTCAAGACCGCCGAGAGCGATCGCTACTTCCGCCGCAAGGCCAAGCCCAGCATGACGGTCTCGTACCTGGTGCCGATGGATACGATGCAGGGCTACCTGGATTTCATGCAGCACGGCGCGAAGTTCGTGATCTCCCGCGGGATGCACCTGGGGCGCCCGGCGCGCATCTACAAGATCGTCGAGGCGCTGCCCTTCGAGGAAAACCCCAGTTACAAGGGCAAGCCGGTCGCCAAGTCCGACATGCAGGGCGAGATCTGGGTGGACGAGGGCAGCGGCCTCGTCGTGAAGATCGACTTCACCATGATGCGCGAGAGCTATGACCTGGGTGCCGGTCCGCTAAAAAGCGTGCAACACGAAATGTTCGAGCTCACGAAGATCGGCGACATCGGCCCGATCTATCAACCCGAAGATTATTACGAGGGCGAGGATGAATTCTCCCCGCCGGAGATGAAGGTCCCCGCGCTGTTGGGTGACAAGTAACGCACGTCGATTCTGGGAGGAATGATGAAACGATTCGCTGTTCTGTTCGTACTGGCTTTGACGGTCCTCGCGCAGGGGTGTGTGACCCTGAACATGTTTCCGCCCGAACATCCGCTCGGCGAATACACCATCGGCGGGGACGAGAGCGCCGATGCCAAGGTGCTGGTGGTCGATGTCTCGGGCATCATTCTCGATACCGAGCAGAAGGGCCTGCTGGGCCTCACC
This sequence is a window from Chrysiogenia bacterium. Protein-coding genes within it:
- the greA gene encoding transcription elongation factor GreA codes for the protein MDKSPMTVKGHEALKEELKRLKTVERPAIIQAIEEARAHGDLSENAEYHAAKEKQGFNEGRISELEGRLASAEVIDPKSLSGDRVVFGATVKLLNLETDEEVTYQIVGPDEADVSAGMISLTSPVARGLLGKSVGDDVAIRTPKGGSEYEILAVEFV